The stretch of DNA GGGGTACCAGGATCTATACTGTTCTCAGTATCAGCCTCTGACCTGGATCACGGTGAAAACGCTAAACTCTCTTACTCTATACTGGACTCTAAAGTGCAGGACGTTTCTGTCTCGTCGTACGTTTACATTAACTCAGATAACGGCAGCATCTACAGCATGCACTCGTTTGACTACGAGAAACTGAAGGTGTTTCAGATCCAGGTTCAGGCAAAGGATCAGggctctccgtctctcagcagcaacGCCACTGTCCATGTTTTTATCCTGGACCAGAACGACAACGCCCCCTCTGTTATCTACCCCTCCTCCGCTGCCCTGGGCTCCCTCTCTCACCAGAGGATGCCCCGCTCCGCTAAAGCGGGTCACCTGGTTACCAAGGTGACGGCCGTGGACGCTGACTCGGGCCATAACGCCTGGATCTCGTACAAACTGGCGGAGGCCACAGACGCCTCTCTGTTCACGGTCAATCAGTACACAGGGGAGGTGAGGACTAAACGCGCTGTGTACGAGCAGGACGACTCCTCTCAGAGGCTGCTCATAGAGATCAAGGACGACGGGGAACCGGTCCAGTCCTCCACCGTCACGGTGTCCATCCTGCTGGAGGACGGTCTCCATGAGCCCATCTTAGACCTCCGACACAAAGTGGCCGAGCCCAGCAAGAAAAACGGGAGAATCACCCTTTATTTGATTCTGTCTCTGGCCTCGGTGTCCGTGCTGTCTCTGGTGACTTTTCTCATCTTAGCGGTTAAATGCATCAGGAGCAGCACAAGCAGCGGTAGTTGCTGCATGAGACGGAGCGACTGTGATGATTACAAGAACCCCAACAGAAACCTGCAGATTCAGCTCAACTCTGACGGACCTATAAAGTACGTGGAGGTCCTGGGAGGAGACATGTTGTCTCAGAGTCAGTCCTTCAGGTCCTGCATGTCTCCAATGTCAGAGTACAGTGATTTCACTTTGATTAAGCCCAGCAGCACCACTGACTTTAAGGAGGTGATCAGTGTCCTGGATGCGTCTTTACCCGACAGCACCTGGACCTTTGAGAGCCAACAGGTGAGCAGAGAGTAATATAAAATggcttttatatttatatgtatatatatatatatatatatatatattttttttttttttttttctttgttggaaATCAACACAACAATGCAATTCAACAGATTCCCTACAAGTATTGTATAATATTTGTTTCCTTACAATACCCATATAACACAAATATTAGATTTCTATCCAAATAAAATAGTACATTAGTATAATTGGTGGAGGGATTTTCAACAATGTTTGTGTCACAGTAGTTGTTATCATTTGACCTGAACAGTGTGTTGGATACTGAAAAGCTTGTTGAGCTCATCCTTTCAGCACCACAGGGGTGGACAGCGACTCTGACCTAGGGGATGTGTGGGGGGGCATGCGAATAGATTGTTATTGATGGCATTTACTCAAGGGGTATAATACATGAACATCTGACTAATTCACTCTACTATCTTCAGTTATTTCAtgtctggacttttttttttacttagtttTCTAAAAGGGGCTGTTGGCATTCactcaacagaaacaaaaaaaggacaaatataaCATCTCTGGAATCGAGTGTTATCTGTAAACTGCATGATATACAGACactcacttaattttttttttcattcatttcatatttatttaaagcaTCGATATGTTAAGAGACAAACTGTGTCCGCCTGGCGTTTCACCTGCTCTTCCACTAGAGTGCAAATGGTGAGTGTGTCTTTAACGGTGCTGCAGAGTTCTCCCTCCCATTGGATGTGAGAGATGGATGCTGTGCACCAATAACATTCAGAACTGTACAAAGAGATCTACTCCCTCCCCCATGCAGCTTCAGCACCATAACCACAATGCCCGCAATGGGGGAGAGAGTAGGTAAATGTTGCACATATTCGAAGTATCCGGTtaaatttgagtttttattATCTTCGGCCATGAACGGGAATCTATTTTGACGGAATATGTCGCGCTCTTGGATTGCAGATTTTGACATTATGTCCTTTGTTCCTGTGGATTGGAAGTGATGTATTTGACTGCCTCGGGGATGACAAAGACAATGGGATACCGAGACTGGAGGTGGCAGGCGCTTTGGTGgcatcatttctttctcttgtggAGTATAACACACGGACAGACTCGTTACAGCATCCCGGAGGAACTTAAACAGGGCTCCGTGGTAGGAAATCTAGCCAAAGATCTTGGTTTGGGACTGTCTGAGATATTTGACCGTAAGCTGCGAGTCGCCTCTGAGGCTGGTAAGCAGTATTTCACTGTGGATGCGGGGAAGGGCGAGCTGGTGGTGAATGACAGAATAGACAGAGAGGCTCTATGTGGACAAAGCGCCAGCTGTGTTCTACCTCTGCAAGTGGTTATTGAGGACCCGCTACAGCTCCATCGCATTGAGGTGGAAATACGAGATATTAATGACAATTCTCcgagtttcatttcaaatgaattatCTTTAAAAATTGCCGAATCAGCAGCAGTTGGCACCCGCTTTCCTTTGGAGATCGCAACGGACCCCGACGTTGGAAGCAATTCTCTCAAATCGTATACGCTCAGTAAAAATGAGTGTTGTTCCCTTAAAATCAAAGAGATCGAGGGCGGTAAAACAGTTCCGGAACTTGTTTTAGAAAAGCCCTTGGATCGAGAGAAGATGGCTGTTCACAAATTATTACTAACAGCGTTAGACGGGGGGAATCCAGTAAGATCTGGGACGTCACAAATAACCATAAGCGTGCtggataataatgataatttccCAGTTTTTGAAAAGAACGTTTATAAAGTGACCCTGGGTGAAAAAAGTATGAAGGGAGCTATTGTCATCAAGGCCAAAGCAACAGACGCGGATGAAGGTTTGAATGGTCAAATTGAATTCTCGTTTGGCTCTCGGACACCAGATTatgtgtcgtccatcttcgACATTAACTCGTTAACAGGTGAAATCAGCCTAAAAGGGGAGTTAGACTACGAAACTGCAAAGTCATATGACATCGATGTGACTGCAAAAGATAAAGGCAGCCCTGAAATGGAGGGCCACTGCCGCGTGCAGGTTGATATTGCTGATTTCAACGATAACGCTCCTGAAATTGTCCTCACGTCTCAACCAAAGCCGGTACGAGAGGACGCACCGAGTGGCACCGTAGTTGCTTTGATCAGTGCACGAGACCTGGACTCCGCTGATAACGGCAAAGTCACGTTACAGCTCACTAAGGGTTCACCTTTTGCACTGAAACCTTCATTTTCTAATAATTACGCACTGGTTACCAGCGGTGCTCTAGACAGGGAGAGTTTCTCAGAATATAATGTTGAAATAACAGCCACTGATTCAGGCTCTACTCCTCTGTCCAGTAAGAAGATTATACCTGTCAGCATCactgatgtgaatgacaaccCTCCTGTTTTCACCCAGTCCTCctataatgtatatttaaaagagAATGGGGTACCAGGATCTATACTGTTCTCAGTATCAGCCTCTGACCTGGATCACGGTGAAAACGCTAAACTCTCTTACTCCATACTGGACTCTAAAGTGCAGGACGTTTCTGTCTCGTCGTACGTTTACATTAACTCAGATAACGGCAGCATCTACAGCATGCACTCGTTTGACTACGAGAAACTGAAGGTGTTTCAGATCCAGGTTCAGGCAAAGGATCAGggctctccgtctctcagcagcaacGCCACTGTCCATGTTTTTATCCTGGACCAGAACGACAACGCCCCCTCTGTTATCTACCCCTCCTCCGCTGCCCTGGGCTCCCTCTCTCACCAGAGGATGCCCCGCTCCGCTAAAGCGGGTCACCTGGTTACCAAGGTGACGGCCGTGGACGCTGACTCGGGCCATAACGCCTGGATCTCGTACAAACTGGCGGAGGCCACAGACGCCTCTCTGTTCACGGTCAATCAGTACACAGGGGAGGTGAGGACTAAACGCGCTGTGTACGAGCAGGACGACTCCTCTCAGAGGCTGCTCATAGAGATCAAGGACGACGGGGAACCGGTCCAGTCCTCCACCGTCACGGTGTCCATCCTGCTGGAGGACGGTCTCCATGAGCCCATCTTAGACCTCCGACACAAAGTGGCCGAGCCCAGCAAGAAAAACGGGAGAATCACCCTTTATTTGATTCTGTCTCTGGCCTCGGTGTCCGTGCTGTCTCTGGTGACTTTTCTCATCTTAGCGGTTAAATGCATCAGGAGCAGCACAAGCAGCGGTAGTTGCTGCATGAGACGGAGCGACTGTGATGATTACAAGAACCCCAACAGAAACCTGCAGATTCAGCTCAACTCTGACGGACCTATAAAGTACGTGGAGGTCCTGGGGGGAGACATGTTGTCTCAGAGTCAGTCCTTCAGGTCCTGCATGTCTCCAATGTCAGAGTACAGTGATTTCACTTTGATTAAGCCCAGCAGCACCACTGACTTTAAGGAGGTGATCAGTGTCCTGGATGCGTCTTTACCCGACAGCACCTGGACCTTTGAGAGCCAACAGGTGAGCATTGTGTGAAAGTGAATTTGTAAAATTGGGATGAACAGAATTCATCCCAAAGCTTTTGTACTGCTTCTCCATAACGAAAACCAAATGACACAAATTGTCTTGCCCCTCATCATGACTCATGTCGTAGGTTACTCCTACCGTCCATGACAGAGCAcgtattatttttcattctggAATTGTTTTACActgatttaaagaaaatttcatgtaatatgtaataataataattaatatcaCAATAGTAAATGTAAACGTAGCCTAATACTTTTGGTATAGcgtgacattttatttcaataaattattttagtTATCAATTTCACCTTCCGTTTTAATGATCAGGTTTGACTAGACCATTGGTTTTCTATTCAACCTTCTTTTGACTTATTCATTTCACACCAACTTCCATAAACTATATTCTTTTGTATTGTATGCAGCAATTATAGTTTATTGTTGCTGTCTCTTCTCAAACCCAAATTTGAACTTaagtttgcattcattttggcATTTTTATAACTTGGACACACTTTAAAGTATTTCATAGAACGACTTAACTTTATTGCCCAATGAAACTCGGTGTCAGCGTTACTTTGATGTGAACTTGTGCTTGGGGAAAAAACTCTTCAGAAACTCTGCCCCCCCGCGGATACAAATGGCATCGCTATATAACAGCTGCTTGATACACTGCTTTGTTTAACCAGAGGAGCTCTCACTGGGAGCTCccctgagtgtgtgagtgtaaaacAATAAGTAAGTATATACACTATGCCCAAATCAACTTTTCATTATTCAagaaaaatcctcctcctcctgtgtctctgtttgaaTTGTCCTCTCAAACTTCTGAGCTGTATAATAAGCCGATACTTGCCTGTCAGTGGAAGTAGAGTGACTGAAAAAAACTTtccagcatgtttgtgtgtgtgagagagagagagagagagagagagagacagagagagagagtgtgtgtgtgtgtgtgagctgtgtgaCAGCACTGGTCCAGCCCCGTCTTCCAATGAGAGGGGAGGCCTCGGTGGCCTCTCCCCGCCCATGAGGGGGGTGAGGCGGAGGAGACAGAGCCGAGGGTTCCAGCGGAGACGGGCGAAAAAACTTTGATTTTCGTGCTCGTTTTCTCTCTAAAGTTGGCCGTCATGATTACATCAAAACTTCCCATCGCCCTGTTTCTAAAGCGGAAATGTTTACCATTGAGACTGGTAGCCTCGTTTTAAAACTGCCATGGACACGTTACGGTGAAAGGAGAAGTTAGGAACTTTCCCGTTCCCTGATCCTCGGAGCGCAGCACAATGGACTCCAGGCAGGGGAAGCGCTCCGGCGGAGGGAGGCTGTGGAGGATTTGCTTCTATCTGGCTTGCCTCTCCAGCGCGTCCGCGCAGCTCAGTTATTCCGTGTTGGAGGAACTAGGCCCGGGCTCCGTCATTGGGAATATCGCCAAAGATTTGGGTCTCACTGCGCAGCGGATTGATCAGAGGAGGTTGCGGGTGGTCTCGGAATCCACAGCGCAGTACTTTGAGGTAAAGCAGGCGACCGGCGAGTTGGTGATAAAACAAAGCAttgacagagaagaaatgtgCGAGCTCAGTTCAACGTGTTCACTACATCTCCAAATACTTCTTGAAGCTCCTTTAGAAATCCACCGCGTGGTGGTGGACATTCTGGACGTGAACGACAATGCGCCGCAGTTTTCAACCAGCAACATTTCTCTGGAGATATCTGAGGCGGCCGCGCCGGGCACAAAGTTCCGCCTGGAGAGCGCACACGACCCAGACGTGGGTACCAACTCGTTGCGCACCTACCAGCTCGCAGCGAATGACTATTTTGCCTTGAATGTGGAAAGTAAAAGCGACGGTAGTAAGTTTCCAGAGCTGGTGGTGGATAAACCTCTGGACAGGGAGACACAGGCCCAGTTTCGCCTGTTGCTCACAGCTGTAGATGGGGGTCAGCCGGAGAAATCTGGCTCCACACTTCTGCTCATTAAAATCCTGGATGTAAATGACAATGCACCCGTCTTTGACGAACCGGTCAATAAAGTTAAGTTATTAGAAAATGTTGCACGGGGCACTTTAGTGACGAAATTGAACGCGACTGACGCGGATTCCGGTAACAACGGGGAGATATCCTTCCTGTTTAGTAAATATACACCGGACCGGGTTCTCGGACTGTTCGATGTGGATTCTAAAAGCGGGGAGATCCGTGTGAAGGGTGATGTGGACTACGAGAAGGGCACTGCGTACCACATCACAGTGCAGGCCCGAGACGGGGGCTCCCCCGCTATGGAGGGCTCCTGTAACGTCATAGTGGACATCATCGATGTGAATGACAACGCACCAGAGGTGACTTTGACATCACTGACCAGTCCTATTAGAGAGGACTCGGCACTAGAGACGATGATAGCGGTCATAAGTGCACGGGACCTGGACTCTGGTGTGAATGGGGAGGTTACGTTAACTGTCCAACCAGGTTTGCCATTCAAACTTAATTCAGCCTTTGGCATGCATTACAGCCTCATCACTTCTGGCAACCTGGACCGTGAGACCGTCCCAGAGTACACAGTGGTCATCAGGGCCACTGACGCGGGTTCGCCTCGCCTCTCTTCACAAACGACCTTCGTGGTAAAGCTCTCGGATGTAAATGACAATGCTCCCACCTTCTCTCAGGATTCGTACTCTGTGGACATCCCGGAGAACAATGCCCCCAGGGCCCCCATCGCTGCTGTTTCAGCCACTGACCCAGACCTTGGTGACAATGCTCGCATCTCCTACTCCATCCTTCCCAGCATGGTCCAGGGCTCACCCATTTCATCTTATGTTTACATCAACCCAGAGCTTGGTCACATCTACAGCATGCGCTCTCTGGATCATGAGCAGCTTAACGCTTTCCGAATTGACGTGCAGGCCCGAGATGCCGGCGTGCCCCCACGGACAGCCAATgtcactgtgcatgtgtttgtggtggATGTGAATGACAATGCACCAGTGATTGTACACCCCTCCTACCCAAAAGACCAAGGATTACAGCTCACTGTGCCCCCATCTGCAGGCCCGGGGCACCTCATAAATAAACTTGTAGGGGTGGACTCAGACAGTGGCCACAATGCATGGCTGTTTTACTCCATTGCCCAAGGACCAAATACTGGAATGTTCCATATTGGGGCACACACCGGGGAGCTTCGCACAGCCCGCAAGtgggccgaggaggaggagggctctGCATATGACATTGTGGTCATCGTTCGGGACAATGGTGACCCGCGAAAGTCCTGTACTGTGAACATCACGGTAACCGTGGATGAGAAGGGCACGGCCGTTGATGCTCCAGCAAGCCCTCGCCACACACCCTTCTACCACCGCACAGGGATGTCAGACATCACCTTGTACCTTATCATCTCTCTAGCCTGTGTATCAGCAGTTTCCTTTATCACCTTTGTTGCTCTCATGGTACGCTGCCTAAGGCACCGTGGCCCAGGGCTGGGAGACtctgactgctgctgctacgGTAATCAGAGGTCCAGCCGCTACCATCAGAGGCCCAGCAAGGACCTGCACCTGCAGCTCAACACTGATGGACCCATTCGATATATGGAGGTTGTGGGAGGCAACCAGGACCCCCACACACGCACCTACAGGCCCTGCTATTCCACCTTATCCAGCCGGAGTGACTTTGTATTTATGAAGACACCCATGCTGagtcacaacaacacactcaacATGACACTCAGCAGGAAGCACCTTATGAACTCAGTCAGTGAGGTGAGGACTcaagatggagagaagggaTTGTATTGGTTGAATATGCCAAGGTGTAATAAGATCAATACAGGTGTTTCAGTATGGAGGTATGGGTTTTTGGAGATGCACATGGATGTATGAGTTTAAGAGTATCtaaaaacataatatataatatgcagTTAGTGGAGTACTAACCTAGAATCCCTCGGTCAAGCAGCTCTGAAGtattataagaaaaaaagcccTCTTGTTTATCAGCATCCCTTGGTGAACAAGTTTTCTACTAGGCAGATTTGGGCAGAGTGAAGAATCACTTAATATTTAATCTTACCCGATGCTAGGAAATTAGGTCTTTGACTTTCAGTAGCTAAACTGGCAGCTGAAGAAACATGAAAGgaagggggaaagggggagaCATAAGTGCTTCTAGCAGATGGAGAGGTGGAGACAACAGATGAAAATAGGTCCTGCAGTGTTGGCTCAGTAGACTGAGGGGAACAGGATGACAGGAGgggagatgggagggggggttcaaggagaggaaaagggcCAAGGAACGAAAATGGCTAGAGGGGTGGGGGGAAAGAGTCAAAGAATAAAGCCGTGGCTGGAAAACAGGAATTCATGGGGTCAGTGGCCTGACccctgacttcctgttgtcctcTGAACTTTTGGTTATTGGTTCCAGGACTCGGCATCACATGAGTGTGGTGATCCCATTTCTAATTTTCCTTTACAATTCAACGTTGGCCGCGAAGGGAGGCTGACCAGATTATGACCACATGTACAGACCATCCATTTAGAGGTTTTATGTATGGGAAGCACTGTCAGCTCTAGAAAATGGTTGACAGAGCACCACCAGGATGAGTCATTTAAGGGGAATTTTACAATGATAAAGAAATCCCTAATCTAAGTTGATGATTGAGGGTCATTCATTGTGGTGTTTTGATGGTAGCTGTCTCCCCTCCACACAACAGGCTGTTTATCAGTTGATATCATCTCTTATCTCGTTCTTGGGAGTCTGTGCAACatggtctctctccctctctgcattgAATTGGTTCGTCTCTGAGGTCAGCAGGATaccatctgtctctgtgctcCGGTGACACGTGTGCAATGAggacaacagagaaaaagaggtggagggatagataaagggaaagaaaggatGGCTCTTTACGCACGTGTGCCACAGCAACAGACGGCGCAGGCTGTCAAGGCTTTAGTGCAGCAGCTCTCGCCGTGAGtgtttatgtgcgtgtgcgtgagatTGTGTGTAAGAAGCATCAGGCACAAGGAGCCCGCGAGAAGTTTATAATATTAGCAGGACCCTGGGGCCATAGTGCCTCCCACTGCCCTTCTTTGTATCCTCTATTCATGGCTCCTGAACATGCCATGTAAGCCTCATTTAATGAGTATGCCGAACTCATTTAGTGAAATGTTATCGATCGCCATCAATTCAATCTATCACTTTTCTCACATTCTTAACATTTCCACGattgtgagtttgtttttcgCCATTCAAGTCTGTGGGAGTTGATGGGGGTTTGCACGTGCACAGAGTTCGGCCGAGtgttttgtaaatattacagggaaaataatattaaaaccaGGAACTGCacattgtgcttttttcttGCCAGTGCTAAAGCTTGCTCTCATATTGGATCCTGCTTTTTACAGGTTAAGTGTCCTGATCTCGTCAGGCCCAATCATCTGCCAATAGCTTTAAACAACTGTctttggcacaaaaaaaagtgagataGCTGGGAAACGGCATGAGGGAgtgaatgtttgtctgtgtgtgctgaaGGTTAtatggtgtgtatgtgtgcgttaAAGATTATCAGAGCAACAGAATAGAAGtcacttcctcttttcaaaCAGTACCAGGTGCAGCCATGGTTCTTTTGACACAAATacactttgtgtgcgtgttaggAAACTAGAGCTTGCaccaggtggaccaggtgaTATTACGTTGTTTTTTGCCCTTGTACACCTGGATATATATGCACATTATGGctatatatggatatatatgaacactatatatacatatatatttatatacgtatatatagtGTGTCATGATAAAGACGCGGTTAACAAGTAACCCAGATGTTTTAGCAAGGTTAACATACAAACAAGCTGGATGGAGTCCAAATGTTCCTGCAATCAGTCCAGCTCATACCCCCTGATGAATCCAGTGTTCACCCGTCATCTCATCTGTAAACATGATGGTGTTTCAACCTGCTCGCACATTATGGTGCAGTGGCTGAGGAGCTCCATCAGGTTCTCATTTCACCTGGAGAGCCCTCAAAGCTCGCTGGTTCAACTTCATGATGTAAGGAAAGCAGACTGACTGTGTGTAAAGCTCCCAGGTCGGGATGAAAGTCTTTCTGTTGGACGAGAGTCGAGGCCCCACACAGGCTGTAATCCCTTCATCTCTCTACAGTGGCCAAGCGTGCC from Scophthalmus maximus strain ysfricsl-2021 chromosome 9, ASM2237912v1, whole genome shotgun sequence encodes:
- the LOC118319082 gene encoding protocadherin gamma-C5-like isoform X18, producing MDSRQGKRSGGGRLWRICFYLACLSSASAQLSYSVLEELGPGSVIGNIAKDLGLTAQRIDQRRLRVVSESTAQYFEVKQATGELVIKQSIDREEMCELSSTCSLHLQILLEAPLEIHRVVVDILDVNDNAPQFSTSNISLEISEAAAPGTKFRLESAHDPDVGTNSLRTYQLAANDYFALNVESKSDGSKFPELVVDKPLDRETQAQFRLLLTAVDGGQPEKSGSTLLLIKILDVNDNAPVFDEPVNKVKLLENVARGTLVTKLNATDADSGNNGEISFLFSKYTPDRVLGLFDVDSKSGEIRVKGDVDYEKGTAYHITVQARDGGSPAMEGSCNVIVDIIDVNDNAPEVTLTSLTSPIREDSALETMIAVISARDLDSGVNGEVTLTVQPGLPFKLNSAFGMHYSLITSGNLDRETVPEYTVVIRATDAGSPRLSSQTTFVVKLSDVNDNAPTFSQDSYSVDIPENNAPRAPIAAVSATDPDLGDNARISYSILPSMVQGSPISSYVYINPELGHIYSMRSLDHEQLNAFRIDVQARDAGVPPRTANVTVHVFVVDVNDNAPVIVHPSYPKDQGLQLTVPPSAGPGHLINKLVGVDSDSGHNAWLFYSIAQGPNTGMFHIGAHTGELRTARKWAEEEEGSAYDIVVIVRDNGDPRKSCTVNITVTVDEKGTAVDAPASPRHTPFYHRTGMSDITLYLIISLACVSAVSFITFVALMVRCLRHRGPGLGDSDCCCYGNQRSSRYHQRPSKDLHLQLNTDGPIRYMEVVGGNQDPHTRTYRPCYSTLSSRSDFVFMKTPMLSHNNTLNMTLSRKHLMNSVSEQKPPNNDWRFTQGPRPGPSGATGGPEVAMGTGPWPQPPTEAEQLQALMAAANVSEATATLGPGTMGLSTRYSPQFTLQHVPDYRQNVYIPGSTATLTSNPQQQQATAQQAAQQALPPPQMSAQPEPPKAAQTPASKKKSTKKEKK
- the LOC118319082 gene encoding protocadherin gamma-C5-like isoform X13, whose protein sequence is MYLTASGMTKTMGYRDWRWQALWWHHFFLLWSITHGQTRYSIPEELKQGSVVGNLAKDLGLGLSEIFDRKLRVASEAGKQYFTVDAGKGELVVNDRIDREALCGQSASCVLPLQVVIEDPLQLHRIEVEIRDINDNSPSFISNELSLKIAESAAVGTRFPLEIATDPDVGSNSLKSYTLSKNECCSLKIKEIEGGKTVPELVLEKPLDREKMAVHKLLLTALDGGNPVRSGTSQITISVLDNNDNFPVFEKNVYKVTLGEKSMKGAIVIKAKATDADEGLNGQIEFSFGSRTPDYVSSIFDINSLTGEISLKGELDYETAKSYDIDVTAKDKGSPEMEGHCRVQVDIADFNDNAPEIVLTSQPKPVREDAPSGTVVALISARDLDSADNGKVTLQLTKGSPFALKPSFSNNYALVTSGALDRESFSEYNVEITATDSGSTPLSSKKIIPVSITDVNDNPPVFTQSSYNVYLKENGVPGSILFSVSASDLDHGENAKLSYSILDSKVQDVSVSSYVYINSDNGSIYSMHSFDYEKLKVFQIQVQAKDQGSPSLSSNATVHVFILDQNDNAPSVIYPSSAALGSLSHQRMPRSAKAGHLVTKVTAVDADSGHNAWISYKLAEATDASLFTVNQYTGEVRTKRAVYEQDDSSQRLLIEIKDDGEPVQSSTVTVSILLEDGLHEPILDLRHKVAEPSKKNGRITLYLILSLASVSVLSLVTFLILAVKCIRSSTSSGSCCMRRSDCDDYKNPNRNLQIQLNSDGPIKYVEVLGGDMLSQSQSFRSCMSPMSEYSDFTLIKPSSTTDFKEVISVLDASLPDSTWTFESQQQKPPNNDWRFTQGPRPGPSGATGGPEVAMGTGPWPQPPTEAEQLQALMAAANEVSEATATLGPGTMGLSTRYSPQFTLQHVPDYRQNVYIPGSTATLTSNPQQQQATAQQAAQQALPPPQMSAQPEPPKAAQTPASKKKSTKKEKK
- the LOC118319082 gene encoding protocadherin gamma-C5-like isoform X17 encodes the protein MDSRQGKRSGGGRLWRICFYLACLSSASAQLSYSVLEELGPGSVIGNIAKDLGLTAQRIDQRRLRVVSESTAQYFEVKQATGELVIKQSIDREEMCELSSTCSLHLQILLEAPLEIHRVVVDILDVNDNAPQFSTSNISLEISEAAAPGTKFRLESAHDPDVGTNSLRTYQLAANDYFALNVESKSDGSKFPELVVDKPLDRETQAQFRLLLTAVDGGQPEKSGSTLLLIKILDVNDNAPVFDEPVNKVKLLENVARGTLVTKLNATDADSGNNGEISFLFSKYTPDRVLGLFDVDSKSGEIRVKGDVDYEKGTAYHITVQARDGGSPAMEGSCNVIVDIIDVNDNAPEVTLTSLTSPIREDSALETMIAVISARDLDSGVNGEVTLTVQPGLPFKLNSAFGMHYSLITSGNLDRETVPEYTVVIRATDAGSPRLSSQTTFVVKLSDVNDNAPTFSQDSYSVDIPENNAPRAPIAAVSATDPDLGDNARISYSILPSMVQGSPISSYVYINPELGHIYSMRSLDHEQLNAFRIDVQARDAGVPPRTANVTVHVFVVDVNDNAPVIVHPSYPKDQGLQLTVPPSAGPGHLINKLVGVDSDSGHNAWLFYSIAQGPNTGMFHIGAHTGELRTARKWAEEEEGSAYDIVVIVRDNGDPRKSCTVNITVTVDEKGTAVDAPASPRHTPFYHRTGMSDITLYLIISLACVSAVSFITFVALMVRCLRHRGPGLGDSDCCCYGNQRSSRYHQRPSKDLHLQLNTDGPIRYMEVVGGNQDPHTRTYRPCYSTLSSRSDFVFMKTPMLSHNNTLNMTLSRKHLMNSVSEQKPPNNDWRFTQGPRPGPSGATGGPEVAMGTGPWPQPPTEAEQLQALMAAANEVSEATATLGPGTMGLSTRYSPQFTLQHVPDYRQNVYIPGSTATLTSNPQQQQATAQQAAQQALPPPQMSAQPEPPKAAQTPASKKKSTKKEKK
- the LOC118319082 gene encoding protocadherin gamma-C5-like isoform X5, whose amino-acid sequence is MYLTASGMTKTMGYRDWRWQALWWHHFFLLWSITHGQTRYSIPEELKQGSVVGNLAKDLGLGLSEIFDRKLRVASEAGKQYFTVDAGKGELVVNDRIDREALCGQSASCVLPLQVVIEDPLQLHRIEVEIRDINDNSPSFISNELSLKIAESAAVGTRFPLEIATDPDVGSNSLKSYTLSKNECCSLKIKEIEGGKTVPELVLEKPLDREKMAVHKLLLTALDGGNPVRSGTSQITISVLDNNDNFPVFEKNVYKVTLGEKSMKGAIVIKAKATDADEGLNGQIEFSFGSRTPDYVSSIFDINSLTGEISLKGELDYETAKSYDIDVTAKDKGSPEMEGHCRVQVDIADFNDNAPEIVLTSQPKPVREDAPSGTVVALISARDLDSADNGKVTLQLTKGSPFALKPSFSNNYALVTSGALDRESFSEYNVEITATDSGSTPLSSKKIIPVSITDVNDNPPVFTQSSYNVYLKENGVPGSILFSVSASDLDHGENAKLSYSILDSKVQDVSVSSYVYINSDNGSIYSMHSFDYEKLKVFQIQVQAKDQGSPSLSSNATVHVFILDQNDNAPSVIYPSSAALGSLSHQRMPRSAKAGHLVTKVTAVDADSGHNAWISYKLAEATDASLFTVNQYTGEVRTKRAVYEQDDSSQRLLIEIKDDGEPVQSSTVTVSILLEDGLHEPILDLRHKVAEPSKKNGRITLYLILSLASVSVLSLVTFLILAVKCIRSSTSSGSCCMRRSDCDDYKNPNRNLQIQLNSDGPIKYVEVLGGDMLSQSQSFRSCMSPMSEYSDFTLIKPSSTTDFKEVISVLDASLPDSTWTFESQQQKPPNNDWRFTQGPRPGPSGPHMPYGTHIRWTPQSGKRATGGPEVAMGTGPWPQPPTEAEQLQALMAAANEVSEATATLGPGTMGLSTRYSPQFTLQHVPDYRQNVYIPGSTATLTSNPQQQQATAQQAAQQALPPPQMSAQPEPPKAAQTPASKKKSTKKEKK